The sequence GGTAGTAGGTCAGGAACAGCAGCAGGCCGAAGACGCCGACCATGCCGAGCGCGGCCACCGCCAGGGCGCCCGCCCGGGCCCGGTCCCGGACCAGCCGGGGCGGGACCAGCGGGTGCGCCGCCCGGGTCTGCCGGAGCGCGAACAGGGCCAGCAGGACGGCGCCGGCCGCGAACGCGGCGCCCACCGGCGGGCTGGTCCAGCCGGAGCCCTCGGACCGGGCGAAGCCGAGCACCAGCACGGTCAGCCCGCCGCAGCCCAGCAGCGCCCCGGGCACGTCCAGCCGGACCGGCCCCCGGCCGCCGGGGTCGCGCAGCACCCGCAGCCCGGCCGCGACGGCGGCCAGCGCGATCGGCACGTTCACGTACATGCACCAGCGCCAGTCCAGGTACTCGGTGAGCAGGCCGCCCGCGATCAGCCCGCCGGCCGAGCCGGCCCCGGAGATCGCGCCCAGCACCCCGAAGGCCCGGCCGCGCTCGCCGGGCTCGGTGAAGGTCGCCACCACCAGCGAGATCGCCGAGGGGGTCAGCAGCGCCGCGAAGGCGCCCTGCGCGGCCCGGGCGGCCAGCAGGGCGGCGGGGACGGTGGCCGCGCCGCCCAGCGCCGAGGCCGCGGCGAAGCCGAGCAGCCCGGTGACGAAGGCGCGCTTGCGGCCGACGACGTCGACCACCCGGCCGCCGAGCAGCAGCAGGCCGCCCAGCGCCAGGGTGTAGGCGGTGACGACCCACTGCCGGCTGCCGTCGCCCAGGCCCAGGTCCCGCTGGGCCGAGGGCAGCGCGATGTTGACGATGGTGCCGTCCAGCAGCACGGTCAGCTGGGCGGCGGCGATCACGGCCAGTGCCCACCAGCGCAGCGGGTCGGGGGCGGGCGGGCCCGGCCGGACGGGGCCCGGCGGGGCGGCGACGGGGGCGCTCACGAGGTGTCCTTCCCGGTCGGGGGGCCCGGCCGGGTGCGGCCGGCGGCCAGCGCCCGGTCGACCAGCGGGCCGGCCAGGCCGGTGTACCCGGCCGGGTCGAGCAGGGCGGCCAGTTCGGCGGGGGTGAGCGCGCCGGCGGCCTCGGGGGTCTCGGCGAGGACGTCGGCCAGCGGGCGGCCGGTGCCGGCCGCCCGGGCCGAGGCCGCGGTCAGCAGGTCCCGGGCGGCGGCCTTGCCCAGCCGGGGGGCCAGCGCGGCCGAGACGCGTTCGGAGACCAGCAGGCCGCCGGTCGCTGCCAGGTTGGTCCGCATCCGGTCGGGGTGGACGGCCAGGCCGCGGACCAGTTCCACCGCGGTGTGCGCCGCGCCGCCGGTCAGTCGCAGGCACTCGCGCAGCGGCTGCCACTCGGCGTGCCACACCCCGGCCGAGCGCTCGTCCTCGTGCGGCAGGCACT is a genomic window of Kitasatospora cineracea containing:
- a CDS encoding MFS transporter translates to MSAPVAAPPGPVRPGPPAPDPLRWWALAVIAAAQLTVLLDGTIVNIALPSAQRDLGLGDGSRQWVVTAYTLALGGLLLLGGRVVDVVGRKRAFVTGLLGFAAASALGGAATVPAALLAARAAQGAFAALLTPSAISLVVATFTEPGERGRAFGVLGAISGAGSAGGLIAGGLLTEYLDWRWCMYVNVPIALAAVAAGLRVLRDPGGRGPVRLDVPGALLGCGGLTVLVLGFARSEGSGWTSPPVGAAFAAGAVLLALFALRQTRAAHPLVPPRLVRDRARAGALAVAALGMVGVFGLLLFLTYYLQVVRGDSAVAAGVSILPLTVGMTAGVMLGARLAGRLAPCRTVVPGLLVAAAGVALLALVDTGSSYPAQVLPALLLAGLGMGSTSMTCMVVATAMVAPADSGAASALYTTAQQIGGSVGTAVLNTVAAEAAARHLAAGADRAQSTVYGFTTALWGVAVLLVLTALGTGLLVGGPLRRAAARTP